A stretch of Dyella sp. BiH032 DNA encodes these proteins:
- the gcvT gene encoding glycine cleavage system aminomethyltransferase GcvT, with the protein MTEKTVLNATHRALGARMVDFGGWDMPINYGSQIEEHHAVRQDAGMFDVSHMTVIDLHGERTRDFLRHLLANSVDKLKVQGKALYSCMLDEQAGVIDDLIVYFFDDRHFRLVVNAATRAKDLAWIEKQAAHFGVEIKERPDFAMIAVQGPNARDKVIGLLHEVDRDRIRKLGKFVAAAAQGPHGMPLFIARTGYTGEDGFEIIVPEEHAVALWEALAAAGVKPAGLGARDTLRLEAGMNLYGQDMDETVSPWEANLGWTIALDEGRDFIGRKALEAQKAAGVKRVMVGLVLDEKGVLRHGQKVLTAHGEGEILSGSFAPTLNKAVAFARIPVGEPGEVRVDIRGREVPVRVVKYPFVRDGKPCEGI; encoded by the coding sequence ATGACCGAGAAGACCGTACTCAACGCCACCCACCGCGCGCTCGGCGCGCGCATGGTCGACTTCGGCGGCTGGGACATGCCCATCAACTACGGCTCTCAGATCGAAGAGCATCACGCCGTGCGGCAGGACGCCGGCATGTTCGACGTCTCGCACATGACCGTGATCGACCTGCACGGCGAGCGCACCCGGGACTTCCTGCGGCACCTGCTGGCCAACAGCGTCGACAAGCTCAAGGTGCAGGGCAAGGCGCTGTATTCCTGCATGCTCGACGAGCAGGCGGGGGTAATCGACGATCTCATCGTCTATTTCTTCGATGACCGCCATTTCCGCCTGGTGGTCAACGCCGCCACCCGCGCCAAGGACCTCGCGTGGATCGAAAAGCAGGCCGCGCACTTCGGCGTCGAGATCAAGGAGCGCCCGGATTTCGCGATGATCGCCGTGCAGGGGCCGAACGCCCGCGACAAGGTGATCGGCCTGCTGCACGAGGTGGACCGCGACCGCATCCGCAAGCTGGGCAAGTTCGTCGCGGCCGCCGCTCAGGGGCCGCACGGCATGCCGCTCTTCATCGCCCGCACCGGCTACACCGGTGAGGACGGCTTCGAAATCATCGTGCCGGAAGAGCACGCCGTGGCTCTGTGGGAGGCCCTGGCAGCGGCGGGCGTAAAGCCAGCTGGCCTCGGCGCGCGCGACACGCTGCGCCTGGAGGCGGGCATGAACCTCTACGGCCAGGATATGGACGAGACCGTCAGCCCGTGGGAGGCCAACCTCGGTTGGACCATCGCGCTGGACGAGGGCCGCGACTTCATCGGCCGCAAGGCGCTCGAGGCGCAGAAAGCGGCCGGCGTGAAGCGGGTGATGGTCGGCCTGGTGCTGGACGAGAAGGGCGTACTGCGCCATGGCCAGAAGGTGCTGACCGCCCACGGCGAAGGCGAGATTCTTTCCGGCAGCTTCGCGCCCACCCTCAACAAGGCGGTGGCGTTCGCGCGCATTCCGGTGGGCGAGCCGGGAGAAGTGCGGGTGGACATCCGCGGTCGCGAGGTGCCGGTGCGCGTGGTGAAGTACCCGTTCGTGCGCGACGGCAAGCCCTGCGAAGGTATTTGA
- the gcvH gene encoding glycine cleavage system protein GcvH, with product MSEIPGDLKFLKSHEWARVEDNGLVRVGISNHAQEQLGDVVYVELPEIGASVVAGNGVATVESVKAASDIYSPVTGEIVEVNEILADKPETINGDAYGEGWLFVVKPSDRAELDELLDADAYAEQLENEDH from the coding sequence ATGAGCGAGATTCCCGGCGATCTGAAGTTCCTCAAGTCCCATGAATGGGCCCGAGTCGAAGACAATGGCCTGGTCCGTGTGGGCATCTCCAATCATGCCCAGGAACAGTTGGGTGACGTGGTGTACGTCGAGCTGCCGGAAATCGGCGCCAGTGTGGTGGCCGGCAATGGCGTGGCGACCGTCGAGTCGGTCAAGGCCGCTTCCGACATCTACTCGCCGGTGACCGGCGAGATCGTCGAGGTCAACGAAATCCTGGCCGACAAGCCCGAGACCATCAATGGCGATGCCTATGGCGAGGGTTGGCTCTTCGTGGTCAAGCCGAGCGATCGCGCCGAACTCGACGAACTTCTCGACGCAGACGCCTACGCCGAACAGCTCGAAAACGAAGACCACTGA
- the cysD gene encoding sulfate adenylyltransferase subunit CysD codes for MSEHSPWPSSWLDALEAESIHILRETVASFRHPVLLYSIGKDSAVLLHLLRKAFHPAPLPMALLHVDTTWKFREMIACRDRLAAQPGIRMLVHINEEGLRQGISPLVHGPTVHTDVMKTAALRQALDRHGFDAAIGGARRDEEKSRAKERVFSFRGDRHRWDARAQRAELWDNYNTCIREGESVRVFPLSNWTELDVWRYIRREGIEVVPLYFAKPRPVIRREGALIMVDDDRLVPRPGEAVQMLRVRFRTLGCYPLTGAIESSAATLDQIIDEMAGSRSSERQGRVIDRDAAASMEKKKQEGYF; via the coding sequence ATGAGCGAACATTCCCCTTGGCCGTCATCGTGGTTGGACGCCCTGGAGGCGGAGAGCATCCATATCCTGCGCGAGACCGTAGCGAGCTTTCGCCATCCGGTGCTGCTGTATTCCATCGGGAAGGATTCGGCGGTGCTTCTGCATCTGCTGCGCAAGGCCTTCCACCCGGCGCCGCTGCCCATGGCGCTGTTGCACGTGGACACCACCTGGAAGTTCCGGGAGATGATCGCCTGCCGTGACCGGCTCGCTGCACAGCCTGGTATCCGGATGCTGGTCCACATCAACGAGGAAGGCTTGCGGCAAGGCATCTCTCCACTGGTGCACGGTCCGACCGTGCATACCGATGTGATGAAGACCGCCGCGCTGCGGCAGGCGCTGGATCGTCATGGCTTCGACGCGGCCATCGGCGGCGCGCGGCGCGATGAGGAGAAATCCCGTGCCAAGGAGCGCGTGTTCTCGTTCCGCGGCGATCGCCACCGCTGGGACGCCCGCGCGCAGCGGGCGGAGCTGTGGGACAACTACAACACTTGCATCCGCGAAGGCGAAAGCGTCCGCGTCTTTCCGCTCTCCAACTGGACGGAGCTGGACGTGTGGCGCTACATCCGGCGCGAGGGCATCGAGGTAGTGCCGCTCTATTTCGCCAAGCCCCGGCCGGTGATCCGGCGGGAGGGCGCGCTGATCATGGTGGACGACGATCGGCTGGTACCGCGGCCTGGTGAAGCGGTCCAGATGCTCAGGGTGAGGTTCCGCACGCTTGGATGCTATCCGCTGACCGGCGCGATCGAATCGTCGGCCGCCACACTGGATCAGATCATCGACGAAATGGCCGGTTCCCGCAGCTCCGAGCGCCAAGGGCGCGTCATCGATCGCGATGCCGCCGCCTCCATGGAGAAGAAGAAGCAGGAGGGCTACTTCTGA
- a CDS encoding ABC transporter permease: MSPSTATGSAELDAGARPPTLRIAGDWTLAHYADLERRVDALGSPLPENTEVDLTGLSELDTAGASLLVRMLGTDRLADLARAGDGLPPARRALLETVGKALDAYQRPKVARRPPAIMEVLARIGKAMEGVWRQQLQLLGFIGLTLETLTRGLLRPRRWRITSLVSHVEQTGLDAVPIVALLTFMVGAVVAFLGSTVLADFGATIYTVDLIAFSFLREFGVLLTAILMAGRTASAFTAQIGSMKANEEIDAIRALGLDPVELLVLPRVVALLVSLPLLTFLAMIAGLAGGAVVCALTLDISPTMFMTLFKADIGVRHFLVGLSKAPVFAFLIAVIGCLEGFKVSGSAQSVGEHTTSSVVQSIFVVILIDALAALFFMEMGW; encoded by the coding sequence ATGAGCCCATCGACCGCGACAGGAAGCGCCGAACTCGATGCCGGTGCGCGGCCGCCGACGCTGCGCATCGCGGGCGATTGGACCCTGGCGCACTACGCCGATCTCGAACGCCGCGTGGATGCCCTGGGCAGCCCCCTGCCGGAAAACACCGAGGTGGACCTCACCGGCCTGTCCGAACTGGACACGGCGGGCGCGTCCCTCCTCGTGCGCATGCTGGGCACGGACCGGCTTGCCGACCTCGCCCGCGCGGGCGACGGATTGCCGCCCGCACGGCGCGCCTTGCTCGAGACCGTGGGCAAGGCGCTCGACGCCTATCAGCGCCCCAAAGTCGCCCGGCGTCCGCCGGCGATCATGGAGGTGCTCGCCCGCATCGGCAAGGCGATGGAAGGAGTCTGGCGCCAGCAGCTGCAGCTGCTGGGCTTCATCGGGCTGACGCTGGAAACGCTTACCCGCGGCCTGCTCCGCCCGCGGCGATGGCGCATCACCTCACTGGTTTCGCACGTGGAGCAGACCGGCCTCGACGCCGTGCCCATCGTCGCCCTGCTGACCTTCATGGTCGGCGCGGTGGTCGCCTTCCTTGGTTCCACGGTGCTGGCCGACTTCGGCGCCACCATCTATACGGTGGACCTGATCGCCTTCTCCTTCCTGCGCGAGTTCGGCGTGCTGCTCACGGCCATTCTCATGGCCGGCCGCACGGCGAGCGCCTTCACGGCGCAGATCGGCTCCATGAAAGCGAACGAGGAAATCGACGCGATCCGCGCGCTAGGGCTGGACCCGGTGGAACTGCTAGTGTTGCCGCGCGTGGTGGCCTTGCTCGTCTCGCTGCCATTGCTCACCTTCCTGGCCATGATTGCCGGCCTGGCCGGCGGCGCGGTGGTCTGCGCCCTTACGCTGGACATCTCGCCGACCATGTTCATGACGCTGTTCAAGGCCGACATCGGCGTGCGGCACTTCCTGGTCGGCCTCTCCAAGGCGCCGGTCTTCGCCTTCCTGATCGCGGTGATCGGCTGCCTGGAAGGCTTCAAGGTCAGCGGCAGCGCCCAGTCGGTCGGCGAACACACTACCTCCAGCGTGGTGCAGTCGATCTTCGTGGTCATCC
- the cysC gene encoding adenylyl-sulfate kinase, which yields MAVASSNQAGRAGLLRFITCGSVDDGKSTLLGRLLYDAGMVPDDQLEALVRDSHRRHAGSPGHLDFSLLTDGLDAERQQGITIDVAYRYFHTARRAFIVADCPGHEQYTRNMATGASTANLAVVLVDASKGLLPQTRRHTYICALLGVRQVVLAVNKMDLVDGRQDVYESILGQYRELASSLGMASVHGLPVVAPDGDNVGRRSSRMSWYDGPCLLELLEAADAGTAAAPDFRMPVQYVNRPDAFFRGYAGTICGGSVAPGDEIVIEPAMQRARVARIVTANGDLDRAVQGQAVILTLDREIDVSRGDVLAAAARPAPVSDQFAAHLLWMGDEALLPNRTYWLKLGARTVNARVTSIKHKVDVNTQAELAARRLELNEVGYCNLDLDHPVAFEAYADNRTLGGFILIDRQTHATVACGMLDFGLRRATNVHWQHVDIDKQARSLSKGQAPLCLWFTGLSGAGKSTIANLVERRLHAMGRHTYLLDGDNLRLGLNKDLGFTAEARVENVRRVAEVAHLMVDAGLVVLACVISPFRGERQFARERFAEGEFIEVFVDTPLEECERRDVKGLYRKARAGMIRNFTGIDSPYEAPEKPELHLRSGEARAEQLAEQVVAYLLQREAASR from the coding sequence ATGGCCGTCGCCTCTTCGAATCAAGCGGGCCGTGCCGGCCTGCTGCGTTTCATCACCTGCGGCAGCGTGGACGATGGCAAGAGCACGCTGCTGGGGCGGCTGCTCTACGACGCGGGCATGGTGCCGGACGACCAGCTGGAGGCCTTGGTACGGGATAGCCACCGGCGGCATGCAGGCTCGCCCGGACACCTCGATTTCTCCCTGCTCACCGACGGCCTCGATGCCGAGCGCCAGCAAGGCATCACGATCGACGTCGCCTACCGCTACTTCCACACGGCCAGGCGGGCGTTCATCGTGGCGGACTGCCCCGGGCACGAGCAGTACACGCGCAACATGGCGACCGGCGCATCCACCGCGAACCTGGCTGTCGTGCTGGTCGATGCCAGCAAGGGGCTGCTGCCCCAGACCCGCCGGCATACCTACATCTGCGCCTTGCTTGGCGTGCGACAGGTCGTGCTGGCCGTGAACAAGATGGATCTGGTGGATGGCCGGCAGGACGTCTATGAGTCCATCCTGGGCCAGTACCGCGAACTGGCCTCCAGTCTAGGTATGGCTTCCGTGCACGGCCTGCCGGTCGTCGCGCCGGATGGCGACAACGTGGGTAGACGCTCCTCGCGGATGTCGTGGTACGACGGTCCCTGCCTGCTGGAGCTGCTGGAGGCAGCGGATGCCGGCACCGCCGCAGCGCCGGATTTCCGGATGCCCGTGCAGTACGTCAACCGGCCGGACGCTTTCTTCCGGGGCTATGCGGGCACCATCTGTGGCGGAAGCGTCGCCCCGGGCGACGAGATTGTGATCGAGCCGGCGATGCAGCGGGCGCGCGTGGCACGCATCGTCACCGCCAATGGCGACCTGGATCGTGCCGTCCAGGGCCAGGCCGTCATCCTGACGCTGGACCGCGAGATCGACGTCAGCCGCGGCGACGTGCTCGCCGCTGCGGCACGTCCGGCGCCGGTCTCCGACCAGTTCGCCGCCCATCTCTTGTGGATGGGCGACGAAGCCCTGCTGCCCAACCGCACCTACTGGCTCAAGCTCGGCGCCCGTACCGTCAACGCGCGGGTGACCTCCATCAAGCACAAGGTGGACGTGAACACGCAGGCGGAACTCGCGGCGCGCCGGCTGGAGCTCAACGAGGTCGGTTACTGCAATCTCGACCTGGATCATCCGGTCGCCTTCGAGGCTTATGCCGACAACCGCACCCTGGGCGGCTTCATCCTCATCGACCGGCAGACCCATGCCACGGTCGCCTGCGGCATGCTCGACTTCGGACTGCGACGCGCCACGAATGTCCACTGGCAGCACGTGGACATCGACAAGCAGGCGCGCAGCCTCAGCAAGGGCCAGGCGCCGCTGTGCCTGTGGTTCACCGGGCTTTCCGGCGCAGGCAAGTCGACCATTGCCAACCTGGTCGAGCGGCGGCTCCATGCGATGGGGCGCCATACCTATCTGCTCGACGGCGACAATCTCCGGCTCGGGCTCAACAAGGACCTGGGGTTCACGGCCGAAGCGCGGGTGGAGAACGTGCGGCGCGTCGCCGAGGTCGCGCACCTGATGGTAGATGCGGGCCTGGTTGTCCTGGCCTGCGTCATTTCGCCCTTCCGTGGCGAGCGGCAGTTCGCCCGCGAGCGGTTCGCGGAAGGCGAGTTCATCGAGGTCTTCGTGGATACGCCGCTGGAAGAATGCGAGCGGCGCGACGTGAAAGGGCTGTACCGGAAAGCGAGGGCGGGGATGATCCGGAACTTTACCGGCATCGATTCGCCTTACGAGGCGCCCGAGAAACCGGAGCTGCATCTGCGTTCCGGCGAGGCACGCGCCGAGCAGCTTGCCGAGCAGGTGGTCGCTTATCTCCTGCAGCGGGAAGCAGCAAGTAGGTGA